One Polypterus senegalus isolate Bchr_013 chromosome 10, ASM1683550v1, whole genome shotgun sequence DNA segment encodes these proteins:
- the LOC120538258 gene encoding ankyrin repeat domain-containing protein 34C-like → MFEVSESLIDGSPLIKAAQMGKLRLVRLLLEGGAHVNECNEKGETPLMQVCKARRDDPLSHTLKLTRYLLDNNADPNIQDKMGRTALMHACIAQVGAEIMSVLLSLGADPCMEDYNGMSALVYAINAKDDKTVKVLLDACNERGRDVIIISKDMTSSGRSIAKQYLNVPPSPDFEGRTSPVSCMSPSEIELKTGSPCSDTDGDNIFNFRVATHKEYNIPLANEREEEPLESFNSKTRTPHQQRLHSEPWLAIRNLSELQLTYEHHLDENTQKEENLFSGLKSLSALRRPSLRKIHSMESPESLLTETPKTSMGPPQWAKRKFPFEKVPRSGQILASGGRRNTLPTEQHQKFLQLPSLAVTGEQCRSDSYLPVIGSTSSIPAKQELVTMVQGQKYHTSISTHSLHLTSTDMFEDDLGKETKSQLEKKVFEGSPVLPSQCRSNFLPPLAVPLPLQKPKSCVSKWVTSSTSSGEALKVPRSSLSNLAKSSGARIRTILRRHSIQVEQMKSTGYEEEVPMQ, encoded by the coding sequence ATGTTTGAAGTAAGTGAATCTCTCATTGACGGAAGCCCGCTGATTAAGGCAGCCCAAATGGGCAAGCTTCGATTGGTTAGACTTCTATTGGAAGGGGGCGCACATGTGAATGAGTGCAATGAGAAAGGCGAGACTCCACTGATGCAGGTCTGCAAAGCTAGGCGAGATGACCCGCTCAGCCATACCCTGAAACTGACAAGGTACCTTCTAGACAACAATGCTGACCCCAATATTCAAGACAAGATGGGCAGGACGGCACTCATGCACGCCTGCATTGCACAGGTTGGAGCAGAAATTATGTCAGTCTTGCTCAGTCTGGGTGCAGACCCATGCATGGAGGACTACAATGGCATGTCTGCTCTTGTGTATGCTATTAATGCCAAAGATGATAAGACAGTCAAAGTTCTCCTTGATGCATGCAATGAACGAGGCAGGGATGTCATCATCATTTCTAAGGACATGACGTCCTCTGGGAGATCAATCGCTAAACAGTACTTAAATGTGCCGCCATCTCCTGATTTCGAGGGGCGGACCTCCCCGGTCTCTTGCATGTCACCTTCGGAAATTGAACTCAAAACTGGCTCCCCTTGCTCAGATACTGATGGGGATAATATTTTTAACTTCAGAGTGGCCACTCATAAAGAATATAACATCCCACTGGCAAACGAAAGAGAGGAGGAACCACTAGAGTCCTTCAACAGCAAAACAAGGACACCCCACCAACAGCGCTTGCATTCTGAGCCATGGCTGGCTATACGAAACCTATCAGAACTTCAGTTGACTTATGAACACCACCTAGATGAGAACACCCAAAAGGAAGAGAACCTCTTTTCTGGGCTCAAAAGTCTGAGTGCCTTGAGGCGGCCTTCACTTCGCAAGATCCACAGCATGGAATCCCCTGAAAGCCTGTTAACTGAGACACCCAAAACATCAATGGGTCCACCACAGTGGGCAAAGAGAAAATTTCCCTTTGAGAAGGTGCCACGCTCAGGCCAAATCCTCGCTTCAGGGGGGAGAAGAAATACTCTCCCCACTGAACAGCATCAAAAGTTTCTCCAATTGCCTTCGCTAGCTGTAACAGGGGAACAGTGCCGCTCCGATTCATACCTTCCAGTCATAGGCAGTACATCATCCATCCCAGCAAAGCAAGAATTGGTCACCATGGTCCAAGGGCAAAAGTACCACACCTCCATATCAACCCACAGCTTACATTTGACCTCCACTGACATGTTTGAGGATGATCTTGGAAAAGAAACCAAGAGCCAATTAGAGAAGAAAGTCTTTGAAGGGTCACCTGTGCTGCCATCACAGTGTCGTTCAAATTTCTTGCCACCTCTTGCAGTTCCTTTACCTTTGCAGAAGCCAAAATCATGTGTGAGCAAATGGGTTACCTCAAGCACATCCTCGGGGGAAGCTTTAAAAGTCCCTCGCTCTTCACTGTCTAATCTGGCCAAGAGCAGTGGAGCACGAATCAGGACGATCTTACGGCGACACTCCATTCAGGTGGAGCAGATGAAATCAACAGGCTACGAGGAGGAAGTGCCAATGCAGTGA